A region from the Variovorax sp. V93 genome encodes:
- the rnhA gene encoding ribonuclease HI translates to MNEVVIYTDGACKGNPGPGGWGAWLKSGATEKELFGGELNTTNNRMELTAVIEGLAALKRPCKVILYLDSQYVRMGITEWIRGWKAKGWRTSTKQPVKNVELWQKLDKLVAEGGHVIEWRWVKGHSGDVGNERADMLANKGVDKALGRI, encoded by the coding sequence TTGAACGAAGTCGTGATCTACACCGATGGTGCGTGCAAAGGCAATCCCGGCCCCGGCGGCTGGGGCGCGTGGCTCAAGTCGGGCGCCACCGAAAAGGAACTGTTCGGCGGCGAACTCAACACCACCAACAACCGGATGGAGCTCACCGCCGTGATCGAGGGACTGGCCGCGCTCAAGCGGCCCTGCAAGGTCATCCTCTACCTGGACAGCCAGTACGTGCGCATGGGCATTACCGAATGGATCCGCGGCTGGAAGGCCAAGGGCTGGCGCACCTCGACCAAGCAGCCGGTCAAGAACGTCGAGCTCTGGCAGAAACTCGACAAGCTGGTGGCCGAAGGAGGTCACGTGATCGAATGGCGCTGGGTCAAGGGCCATTCGGGCGACGTCGGCAACGAACGCGCCGACATGCTCGCCAACAAAGGCGTGGACAAGGCGCTGGGCCGGATCTGA
- the glp gene encoding gephyrin-like molybdotransferase Glp: protein MSRIADIAAALAGYDPQALSVQGVQAFLAQLVAPAVVAEREEVALREALGRVLAEDIISPVSVPPHDNSAMDGFAFDGAILRDDSPTDASIELRVVGTALAGAAWRGTLAAGDAVRIMTGAVMPEGLDTVIPQEFCKVDGDRVRFPAKVLRRGDNRRFAGEDLMQGQPALRRGERLSPAALGMVASLGLPSVPALRRLRVAYFSTGDEILSLGEPPREGAVYDSNRYTVFGLLTRLGCEVVDLGLVRDDPATLGAALQQAAGQADAIITSGGVSVGAADHTRAVMQQLGDMAFWRVAMRPGRPMAVGLVPRSQQASPQPGSAVLFGLPGNPVAVMVTFLAFVRPALLRMMGCHEIAAAPPPLLRARAASAIRKKPGRTEYQRGFVQAVAGALPEVRIAGNQGSGVLSSMVEANGLVVLHHDQGNVAAGDEVDVMMLEA from the coding sequence ATGAGCCGCATCGCCGACATTGCCGCCGCCCTTGCCGGCTATGACCCCCAGGCGCTGAGCGTCCAGGGCGTCCAGGCCTTCCTGGCGCAGCTCGTGGCGCCCGCCGTGGTGGCCGAGCGCGAAGAAGTCGCGCTGCGCGAAGCGCTGGGCCGCGTGCTGGCCGAAGACATCATCTCGCCGGTCAGCGTGCCGCCGCACGACAACTCCGCAATGGACGGCTTTGCCTTCGACGGCGCGATCCTGCGAGACGATTCGCCCACCGACGCTTCCATCGAGCTGCGCGTGGTGGGCACCGCATTGGCGGGCGCGGCGTGGCGCGGCACGCTGGCTGCCGGCGACGCGGTTCGCATCATGACGGGCGCGGTCATGCCCGAAGGGCTCGACACCGTGATTCCGCAGGAATTCTGCAAGGTCGACGGCGACCGCGTGCGCTTTCCCGCCAAGGTGCTCCGCCGCGGCGACAACCGCCGCTTCGCCGGCGAAGACCTCATGCAGGGCCAGCCGGCCTTGCGCCGCGGCGAACGCCTGTCGCCCGCCGCGCTGGGCATGGTCGCCAGCCTGGGCCTGCCTTCGGTGCCGGCGCTGCGCCGGCTGCGCGTGGCCTATTTCTCGACCGGCGACGAGATCCTGAGCCTCGGCGAGCCGCCTCGCGAAGGCGCGGTGTACGACAGCAACCGCTACACGGTGTTCGGCCTGCTCACGCGGCTGGGCTGCGAGGTGGTCGACCTGGGCCTGGTGCGCGACGACCCGGCCACGCTCGGCGCCGCGCTGCAGCAGGCCGCGGGCCAGGCCGACGCCATCATCACCAGCGGCGGCGTGAGCGTCGGCGCCGCCGACCATACGCGGGCCGTGATGCAGCAGCTCGGCGACATGGCATTCTGGCGCGTGGCCATGCGCCCCGGCCGGCCGATGGCCGTCGGGCTCGTTCCCCGCAGCCAGCAGGCCTCCCCGCAGCCAGGCTCGGCCGTGCTCTTCGGCCTGCCCGGCAATCCGGTGGCGGTCATGGTCACCTTTCTCGCCTTCGTGCGGCCGGCCTTGCTGCGCATGATGGGCTGCCACGAGATTGCCGCGGCGCCGCCGCCCCTGCTGCGCGCGCGGGCCGCGAGCGCCATCCGCAAGAAACCGGGCCGCACCGAATACCAGCGCGGCTTCGTGCAGGCCGTGGCCGGCGCGCTGCCTGAGGTCCGCATCGCCGGCAACCAGGGCTCCGGCGTGCTGAGTTCGATGGTCGAAGCCAACGGGCTCGTGGTGCTGCACCACGACCAGGGCAATGTGGCCGCGGGCGACGAGGTCGACGTGATGATGCTGGAGGCTTAG
- the mobA gene encoding molybdenum cofactor guanylyltransferase MobA: MTPKTQDSISPSETTGLLLAGGRGSRMGGIDKGLQNFNGSPLAMHAVLRLGMQVGEVMINANRNLAAYESFGVPVWPDSLADYAGPLAGFLTGLERCETPYLLTVPCDTPLFPLDLASRLAEALMANDAEIAMVSAPEAAAEPGAAPVLRPQPVFCLLRTTLLESLVNFTQSGGRKIDAWTAQHRTVLVPFDRPGDASDAFFNANTLAELHALENR, translated from the coding sequence ATGACCCCAAAAACACAAGATTCCATTTCCCCCAGCGAGACCACCGGCCTGCTGCTGGCCGGCGGCCGCGGTTCGCGCATGGGCGGTATCGACAAGGGCCTGCAGAACTTCAATGGCTCGCCGCTCGCCATGCATGCCGTGCTGCGCCTGGGCATGCAGGTGGGCGAGGTCATGATCAATGCCAACCGCAACCTGGCGGCCTACGAATCCTTCGGCGTTCCGGTCTGGCCCGACAGCCTGGCTGACTATGCCGGCCCGCTGGCAGGCTTCCTGACAGGACTGGAACGCTGCGAAACGCCCTACCTGCTCACCGTGCCCTGCGACACGCCGCTGTTTCCGCTCGATCTGGCGAGCCGGCTGGCCGAGGCCCTGATGGCCAACGACGCGGAAATCGCCATGGTCAGCGCCCCCGAGGCCGCCGCCGAACCCGGCGCGGCGCCGGTGCTGCGGCCGCAGCCGGTGTTCTGCCTGCTGCGCACCACGCTGCTCGAAAGCCTGGTGAACTTCACCCAGTCCGGCGGCCGCAAGATCGACGCCTGGACCGCGCAGCACCGTACCGTGCTCGTGCCCTTCGACCGCCCCGGCGACGCGTCCGACGCCTTCTTCAATGCCAACACGCTGGCCGAATTGCACGCGCTGGAAAACCGATGA
- the moaA gene encoding GTP 3',8-cyclase MoaA produces MNRKSTTVIPLSEIGRARPAVAVPEVAVPATGRLLDRLGRPLTDLRISVTDRCNFRCSYCMPKDVFDKDYQYLPHSALLSFEEITRLARLFAGHGVRKIRLTGGEPLLRKNIEALVAQLSEIRTPGGEPLALTLTTNGSLLQRKAAALAAAGLQRVTVSLDSLDDAVFRHMNDVDFPVADVLAGIEAALAAGLGPLKVNMVVKRGTNEQEILPMARYFRDHHGGKVVLRFIEYMDVGATNGWRMDEVLPSAEVIARIGAEFPLVPLEPSAPGETAQRWAYADGGGEIGVISSVTQAFCHDCSRARLSTEGKLYLCLFASAGHDLRPLLRGTATDEDIGSAIGHIWQGRADRYSELRALRGPESGEHDPNDPAPRRVEMSYIGG; encoded by the coding sequence ATGAACCGCAAAAGCACCACCGTCATTCCGCTCTCCGAAATCGGCCGCGCGCGCCCCGCCGTGGCGGTTCCGGAGGTGGCCGTGCCCGCCACCGGGCGGCTGCTCGACCGCCTGGGCCGGCCGCTGACCGACCTGCGCATCAGCGTGACCGACCGCTGCAACTTCCGCTGCAGCTACTGCATGCCGAAGGATGTGTTCGACAAGGACTACCAGTACCTGCCGCACAGCGCGCTGCTGAGCTTCGAGGAAATCACGCGGCTCGCGCGCCTGTTCGCGGGCCACGGCGTGCGCAAGATCCGCCTGACCGGCGGCGAGCCGCTGCTGCGCAAGAACATCGAGGCGCTGGTCGCGCAGCTGTCTGAAATCCGCACCCCGGGTGGCGAACCGCTCGCGCTCACGCTCACCACCAACGGCTCGCTGCTGCAGCGCAAGGCGGCCGCGCTGGCCGCTGCCGGCCTGCAGCGCGTGACCGTGAGCCTCGACAGCCTGGACGACGCGGTGTTCCGCCACATGAACGACGTCGATTTTCCGGTGGCCGACGTGCTCGCCGGCATCGAGGCGGCGCTGGCCGCGGGCCTGGGCCCGCTGAAGGTGAACATGGTGGTCAAGCGCGGCACCAACGAGCAGGAAATCCTGCCGATGGCGCGCTACTTCCGCGACCACCACGGCGGCAAGGTGGTGCTGCGCTTCATCGAATACATGGACGTGGGCGCCACCAACGGCTGGCGCATGGACGAGGTGCTGCCCTCGGCCGAGGTCATTGCGCGCATCGGTGCCGAGTTTCCGCTGGTGCCGCTCGAGCCCAGCGCGCCGGGCGAAACCGCCCAGCGATGGGCCTACGCCGATGGCGGCGGTGAGATCGGCGTGATCAGCAGCGTCACCCAGGCCTTCTGCCACGACTGCAGCCGCGCCCGCCTCTCCACCGAGGGCAAGCTCTACCTCTGCCTCTTCGCAAGTGCGGGCCATGACCTGCGCCCCCTGCTGCGCGGTACGGCCACCGACGAGGACATCGGCTCCGCCATCGGCCACATCTGGCAGGGCCGCGCCGACCGCTATTCCGAACTGCGTGCGCTGCGCGGCCCCGAAAGCGGCGAGCACGACCCCAACGACCCCGCGCCGCGCCGCGTCGAAATGAGCTATATCGGCGGATGA
- a CDS encoding aldehyde dehydrogenase family protein: protein MQLNFIANADVPSSSGRTLQVLDPSDGQPFDEIQRSNAADIDSAVRAARDCFEGVWHKVSAADRSRLLYRLSQKIAEHVDELALIEQRDCGKPVKQARADALALVRYFEFYAGACDKLHGETIPYQDGYSVFTWREPHGVTGHIIPWNYPMQIFGRSVGGALAAGNVCVVKPAEDACLSLIRVAQLAAEVGFPAGALNIVTGYGHEVGDALARHEGIDHISFTGSPKIGTLIQQVAAERHCPVTLELGGKSPQIIFADADLDAAIPVIINAIVQNAGQTCSAGSRVLIQRGIYEPLLERLGRAFEALRVGPAAMDLDVGPLIRQTQQQRVWDFLSDAQVAGIPMVAHGIVVDEAPETGFYQAPTLLRDVPVNHRLAQEEVFGPVLAAMQFADEDEAVALANATQFGLVAGVWTTDGARQFRMAKRVRSGQVFINNYGAGGGVELPFGGVKSSGYGREKGFEALYGFTTLKTVAVKHG, encoded by the coding sequence ATGCAACTCAACTTCATCGCCAACGCCGACGTCCCGTCATCCTCCGGCCGCACCCTGCAGGTGCTCGACCCCTCCGACGGCCAGCCTTTCGACGAAATCCAGCGCAGCAATGCCGCCGACATCGACTCCGCCGTGCGCGCGGCGCGCGACTGCTTCGAGGGCGTCTGGCACAAGGTGAGCGCGGCCGACCGCAGCCGCCTGCTCTACAGGCTCTCGCAGAAGATCGCCGAGCACGTCGACGAGCTCGCGCTTATCGAGCAGCGCGATTGCGGCAAGCCGGTGAAGCAGGCCCGCGCCGACGCGCTCGCGCTGGTGCGCTATTTCGAGTTCTATGCCGGCGCCTGCGACAAGCTGCACGGCGAAACCATTCCCTACCAGGACGGCTACAGCGTCTTCACCTGGCGCGAGCCGCACGGCGTCACCGGCCACATCATTCCGTGGAACTACCCGATGCAGATTTTCGGGCGCAGCGTGGGCGGCGCCCTGGCGGCCGGCAACGTGTGCGTGGTGAAGCCGGCGGAAGATGCCTGCCTTTCCCTCATCCGCGTGGCGCAGCTCGCGGCCGAAGTCGGCTTTCCGGCCGGCGCGCTCAACATCGTGACGGGCTACGGCCATGAAGTGGGCGACGCGCTTGCGCGGCACGAAGGCATCGACCACATCAGCTTCACCGGCAGCCCCAAGATCGGCACGCTGATCCAGCAGGTGGCGGCCGAGCGGCATTGCCCGGTCACGCTCGAGCTCGGCGGCAAGAGCCCGCAGATCATCTTTGCCGACGCCGATCTCGACGCGGCCATTCCGGTGATCATCAACGCCATCGTGCAGAACGCCGGCCAGACCTGTTCGGCTGGCTCGCGCGTGCTGATCCAGCGCGGCATCTACGAGCCGCTGCTCGAGCGCCTCGGCCGGGCCTTCGAGGCCCTGCGCGTCGGCCCCGCGGCCATGGACCTGGACGTCGGCCCGCTGATCCGCCAGACGCAGCAGCAGCGCGTGTGGGATTTCCTGAGCGATGCCCAGGTGGCGGGAATCCCCATGGTGGCCCACGGCATCGTGGTCGACGAGGCGCCCGAAACCGGCTTCTACCAGGCCCCCACCCTGCTGCGCGACGTGCCGGTGAACCACCGACTGGCGCAGGAAGAGGTGTTCGGCCCGGTGCTCGCCGCGATGCAGTTCGCCGACGAGGACGAAGCGGTGGCGCTCGCCAACGCCACGCAGTTCGGCCTCGTGGCCGGTGTCTGGACGACCGACGGTGCGCGCCAGTTCCGCATGGCCAAGCGGGTGCGCAGCGGCCAGGTGTTCATCAACAATTACGGCGCCGGCGGCGGCGTGGAACTGCCGTTCGGCGGCGTCAAGTCGTCGGGCTACGGGCGCGAGAAGGGCTTCGAGGCGCTCTACGGCTTCACCACGCTCAAGACCGTCGCCGTCAAGCACGGCTGA
- a CDS encoding peroxiredoxin, producing the protein MARPILSRIALMSIAAGLAFPAGAALDIGDPVPRFTANAALGGKTFRYSLAEALAKGPVVVYFFPAADSSDCSIEAHAFAEAIDQFAALGATVIGVSADDIDTLSKFSVKSCQSRFPVASDESKSVINGFDALMQTRPDFANRLSYVIAPNGRVAYYYQNLNPDKHVERMLNAIRALPRSGTPR; encoded by the coding sequence ATGGCAAGACCGATCCTCTCACGCATCGCCCTGATGTCGATCGCAGCCGGGCTGGCATTCCCCGCCGGGGCCGCACTGGACATCGGCGACCCGGTGCCCAGGTTCACCGCCAACGCCGCGCTCGGCGGCAAGACCTTCCGCTATTCACTGGCCGAGGCGCTGGCCAAGGGCCCGGTGGTGGTGTACTTCTTTCCGGCGGCCGACTCCAGCGATTGTTCGATCGAAGCGCATGCCTTCGCCGAAGCCATCGACCAGTTCGCCGCGCTCGGCGCCACCGTCATCGGCGTGTCGGCCGACGACATCGACACGCTCTCGAAGTTTTCGGTCAAGTCGTGCCAGAGCCGCTTTCCCGTGGCCTCGGACGAATCGAAATCCGTGATCAACGGCTTCGACGCGCTGATGCAGACCCGGCCCGACTTTGCCAATCGCCTGTCCTACGTGATCGCGCCGAACGGCAGGGTGGCCTATTACTACCAGAACCTGAATCCGGACAAGCACGTGGAGCGCATGCTCAACGCGATCCGGGCGCTGCCGCGGTCAGGCACACCCAGGTAG
- a CDS encoding phospholipase D family protein: MNLWTLLLRICLAGAVAAALAACGSLPPARERAAVNAAAADPSTTLARIAAASTPPGEHSGFRLMPLGVYSLDARVQLAQRAQRSLVVQYYQFENDATGRLLMRALREAAGRGVQVRLLVDDLYTVKSQQPLLALSATPNIEVRLFNPFCCGRNGFLSRFVASPHEIGRLNHRMHNKLFIADGVMAVVGGRNIADEYFVLSEAQNFIDMDALVVGKVLPQLESIFDAYWNSEQVWPIADIVRGEGGRKPTVADFDAWIGMAAPPPKIVLPPSDVLGYGPIAEELDGGRMGLLWGEARAIADPPTKPTTMTEDEAIATSVTMKVWTLLMDAKFEVDLTSPYLVPGERGMAAFEDLARRKVKLTLLTNSLAANDEPLVHTGYARYRERLLRSGADLYELSPQRTTAGERFGMFGKSLGRLHSKTAAIDKTRIFIGSMNLDPRSASQNTEMGVVVDSPQLAREMLRVINISKLQNSYRLRIAKETGTLQWLTTDGEKEVILTSEPESSFFQRLHNLIIAPLVPEMLL; encoded by the coding sequence ATGAACCTCTGGACCCTACTTCTGCGTATCTGTCTTGCCGGCGCCGTGGCCGCGGCGCTGGCGGCGTGCGGCTCGCTGCCGCCGGCGCGCGAGCGGGCGGCAGTGAATGCCGCAGCGGCCGATCCGTCCACCACGCTGGCACGCATCGCGGCCGCCTCGACGCCGCCCGGCGAGCACTCGGGCTTCCGGCTGATGCCGCTCGGCGTGTATTCGCTCGACGCGCGCGTCCAGCTGGCGCAGCGCGCCCAGCGCTCGCTGGTGGTCCAGTACTACCAGTTCGAGAACGACGCCACCGGCCGCCTCTTGATGCGTGCGCTGCGCGAGGCGGCCGGGCGCGGGGTGCAGGTGCGGCTGCTGGTGGACGATCTCTATACCGTCAAGAGCCAGCAGCCGCTGCTCGCGCTTTCCGCCACGCCCAACATAGAGGTGCGGCTGTTCAATCCGTTCTGCTGCGGACGCAACGGTTTTCTCTCGCGCTTCGTGGCCTCGCCGCACGAGATCGGGCGGCTCAACCACCGCATGCACAACAAGCTGTTCATCGCCGACGGCGTCATGGCGGTGGTGGGGGGGCGCAACATCGCCGACGAGTATTTCGTCCTGAGCGAGGCGCAGAACTTCATCGACATGGACGCGCTCGTCGTGGGCAAGGTGCTGCCGCAGCTCGAATCGATCTTCGATGCCTACTGGAACAGCGAGCAGGTCTGGCCCATTGCCGACATCGTGCGCGGCGAGGGCGGCCGCAAGCCCACGGTCGCCGACTTCGACGCCTGGATCGGCATGGCCGCGCCGCCGCCAAAGATCGTGCTGCCGCCGTCCGACGTGCTGGGCTACGGGCCGATCGCGGAAGAGCTCGACGGCGGGCGCATGGGGCTGTTGTGGGGCGAGGCTCGCGCCATTGCAGATCCGCCCACCAAGCCCACCACGATGACCGAGGACGAAGCCATTGCCACCAGCGTGACGATGAAGGTCTGGACGCTGCTGATGGACGCCAAGTTCGAAGTCGACCTGACCTCCCCCTACCTGGTGCCGGGCGAACGCGGCATGGCGGCTTTCGAGGACCTGGCCAGGCGCAAGGTCAAGCTCACGCTGCTGACCAATTCGCTGGCCGCCAACGACGAACCGCTGGTGCACACCGGCTATGCGCGCTACCGCGAGCGGCTGCTCAGGAGCGGCGCCGACCTGTACGAGCTGAGCCCGCAGCGCACCACCGCGGGCGAGCGCTTCGGCATGTTCGGCAAGTCGCTGGGGCGGCTGCACTCCAAGACCGCCGCCATCGACAAGACGCGCATCTTCATCGGCTCGATGAACCTCGATCCGCGCTCGGCGAGCCAGAACACCGAGATGGGCGTGGTGGTCGACAGCCCGCAGCTGGCGCGCGAGATGCTGCGCGTCATCAACATCAGCAAGCTGCAGAACTCGTACCGGCTGCGCATTGCCAAGGAGACCGGCACGCTGCAGTGGCTCACGACCGATGGCGAAAAGGAAGTCATCCTCACCTCGGAGCCGGAATCGAGCTTCTTCCAGCGGCTTCACAACCTGATCATTGCGCCCCTGGTTCCCGAAATGCTGCTGTAG